The Carcharodon carcharias isolate sCarCar2 chromosome 2, sCarCar2.pri, whole genome shotgun sequence genomic sequence cagttgcttcatcaatgaccttccttccttcataaggtcagaagtggggatgttcgctgatgattgcacaatgttcagcaccgtttccaattcttcagatactgaagcagtccatgtccaaatgtatcaagacctggacaatatccaagcttggtctgacaagtggcaactgacatgcatgccacacaagtgtcaagcaatgatcatctctaacaagagagagattAACCATCGCACCTTAacatgcaatggcattaccatcttggaataccccactatcaacatccttggagttaccattgaccagaaattgaactagactagccatacaaatgttctggctacaagagcaggtcagaagctaggaatcctgcggtaaataactcacctgctgactccccaaagcctgtccaccatttacaaggcacaagtcaggagttttatataacactctccacttgcttggataagtgcagctccaacgatgCTTAAGAGGCtcatcaccatccaggacaaagcagtccgcttgattggcaccccttccacaaacattcactccctccaccaccaatgcacagtagcagcagtgtgccccatctacaagatgcactgcaggaactcaccaagccttcttagacagcaccttccaaactcatgaccactaccatatagaagtcaagggcaacagatagatgggaataacaccacctggaagttcccctccaagtcactcaacatcctgacttggaaatatgttgctgttccttcactgtcgttgggtcaaaatcctggaactccctccctaatagcactgtggatgtacctacaccacatggactacagcggttcaagaaggaagctcaccactaccttctcaagggcaactaggaatgggcaaatGCTGGCCCggtcagcaacgcccacatcccaagagtgaataaaaataattttagCTTCACATTCATGcaatatgtggcaagtaacatttgtgccacacaagggcCAGACCACCCCcagcaagacagaatccaaccatctccccttgaaattcaaaGCTTTACTATCtttgaataccccactatcaacatcttgggggttaccattgaccggaaactaaactggaccggccatataaatactgtggctacaagagcaggtcaggcgctaggaatcctgaggtgagtaatgcacctcctgactccccaaagtttgttcaccatctacaaggcacaagtcaggagtgtgatggaatactggccacttgcctggatgagtgcagctccaacaacactcaagtagctcgacaccatccaggacaaagcaactgcttgattggcaccacatccaccactttCAATATCAGTCCCTTCATCACTGAcgtacagtagcaacagtgtgtgccatctagaagatgcactgcagcaactcaccaagtctcctttgacagcaccttccaaacttgccaCCTCcaccaccgagaaggacaagggcagcagatgcatgggaacgccaccacctgaaagttctcctctgagtcactcaccatcctgactcagaaatatatcatcattccttcactgtcgctgggtcaaaatcctggaattccctccccaacagcactgtgggtgtacctacaccacatggtctgcagctttgcaagaaggcagctcgctaccaccttctcaagggctattagagatgggcaataaaaatgctggcatagccagcaacacctacttcctgtgaaagaatttttaaaaatgtgtaatATAGTTCAATCATGAAGTGCCAACTCAAGGATGATATTTTGGCTTCACATGCTACAGTATCATTTTCAAGAGTTGAGGAGTTTTTATACTTTATGTTTTATAATTTATGTTAGCAGAGAGTTGACTATCATGTGGATTATTTATTAATGTTGAAATTTAACCAGTATTTGAATGCAAATGAGAAGAACTCTGTTTTCCTGGTTGGAGACTAATTAAGAGATGGCAATATAATTCAGATCTGCATGAATTAAATCTAAGCAGCTGTCAGTTTCAAATGTGTACCTGTATCATACCtctatcattaatatatattttgaaTTGTGTGATAAAGTTCAAAGTATAACAAAATACATACAATTTTATGATTGAAATGGCATCAAGTGTAGAACAAAAATGCAATGAATAGAAGCTTTGCATTCTGACCTACGAAACAAGCTCACCTCCTTGAGACTGTAATGatactccatctaccaatttCAGTCAGTTATTTATGAAGTGTGATGTGAAGGCAGTAGACCAGATATGTGGTGCCAATTGCAAACTACATGAAGGGCTGTTAAAAAAGAGATCTGGGAACATATATTCTTAGTGCTCTGTTCTGTGGCAGTTGAAAGTGAGCAGGTATGGCTATTCATTTTCTCTGAGCCTAAAAACACTCAAAAATAATTTACAGATTAACCCAGTAATCCAGAAAGCTCTCAGAAATATTTGAAATGCAGTTTTGCCAAAGTTGTTACTCAAACCAATGTGAAACAACCTCGTGAAAACAAAGTTTCTTGATTTTATGAACTCAGCAGTGGGATCAGGACCAAAATTTGATAtcagtcagagggttgtgaggttggaagagattgcagagatgggaggggtgaggacatggaaggatttgaaaacaagaatgagaatttttaaatcaagacgttgctcgaccagagccaatgtaggtcagtgggtTCAGGGATGATAGGGGCATagaacttgctgcaagttaagacataggcagcagaattttggatgacctcaggtttacaaAGTGTGACAAACCAGCTAGGAATACATTGGAATAGTCGGGTCTACTGGTAATGAAGgcataaatgagggtttcagcagcagatgtacTAAGACGGGGGCCAAATCAGGTGATTTTACAGAGGTAGAAATAGATGATCTTCACAATGGCACAAATATGATGTccaaagctcatcttggggtcagaagtgacatcaaggttgcaaatatgaacagactggcttaatctcagactgttgctggGGAGATGATGGAGTTGGTTGCTAGAGAATGGAATTTGGAGTGGCTACCAAAAACtaaggcttcagtcttcccaatatttgagTGGAGGAAATTTCCACTAATCCAGTACTCAATTTCAGCTAAACAACCTgaaatttagcaacagtggtggTCATGTCAATGCACATCCAAAACTTTTGCATGGAGGTGAAAGTGGCAATACTAATATACCCTAAAATGCTGTATACACCCATGTGGATAAACTACAGTGGAATTTCTGCTCCACAATTTCAACTAAATTATAGTTAATTCAAATGAAAGGTTATTACATCTTACTAGCTTCAATGATATAGTAGTCCTATTATTTCACAATTCTGTCTTCTCTTCGTTAGACATTGTTTGGTTCCTGAATAACCTACGTGATTATACATCAGTTAGgttctattttattttaaatgtggttATGTTTAGCAAATAACATTAAACTTGAACCCTTGTTGGAAAAATGTACCTTATGGTAATCATATCTTGGCTCCAAAACAGGTGCAGATATATACATCCTGGCATCTTACAATGGTTCTAATTTGGTGCATAGCTTGAGAACCATGGCAAATGCAAAACTGCTTTCAAGTAATAGATCTTGTACAATGTCAAGACTATATAGTTACAGTGGTAAAGCTCTGCATATAATAAAAGAGCCACTGCAATTGTATTTCCTTCAATAACATAGAAAGATGTGTGTATTTTTAGATTAGTAATTAGTCATTCTTTAACAAGTGGTAAAAGTTTATTTAAATGATAAAACATAACAAAATTCCACTAACATGACAGACAAATATACATACAATTAAAAAACTCAGGTTAATATGCTAGCATAACATTTCAAATGTAACTGTGCTTGGAAGCACAGGTGCATGTTTCCTAAAGGCATTCCCCTAGAATTAATAAGAACATTTACATCTAACCTTTTTTTCCCTTGCACAATTCTAATTCAGTCTGTCTTCCTTCACTGAAGGATGAAACTGTGGACCCTGTTACCAATAATTCTAGCTCCAAACCAATCCCTTTAAGGGAATATTAAACGTGTTTTTACCACTAGAAGTAGAATGTTTATATGTTCATTCATGTGTGCAGGAGTATATTTCCACtccaaaatgtaaaaaaaaacggTTAAATGTCGTGCTTTATAGAAGCGCTTTGTTTCACTTTTCTGATACTAAGAAACCCGAATACCTCTTTACCTGGAGACACTAATGCCATTAGAAATGCATGACAGTATCTAAAATAGCTAAGCTTTAATATAGGATATCGGCCCATTCATTGTTTTGTGTTATTCCCAGTGCTATTTTTCGTTCAGCTTCTTTAACCGTATTTCCCCATTAAACACATTACTGCATTTGTTATACACTCAATATTGTTCATTGAAGGTAGTGATGACTTGCTACTGGCTCTTAAAACGGAAGAACCAATGTCTGATTCAAACTAGGTAGCTTTGTTATTTCTCTTGGGTCCAGTAAGTTACCACGGCCTCCAGACTGATTTTGAATACATTACAGGGGACGTGCTTTCTGTCCTACAGTTATCAACTTTTTCTTGCAACAAGGGACTCTGTCCAGCAGTAGGCGAATCCGCTTCATCTAGATCGGAGCACAGGTCATCACTGGAAGCAGTGGACACaggagacagtgctgaggggctgGCTTGGATACCACCTCCGGGGGACACCAATAAGTGGCACACATCGTCAGGCCCAGGCCACATACTGGGGCCAGTTTCGGCCATTAATTCGCCCAGTAAATCCTGAAAGTGATCTTCGCTCAATGGCATAGACTCCAAGAGGTGGTTCAGTAACTCGGCGGCCACTGCAGAGTCGATCCCCGGGCAGTTTGAGACGAAAGTATGCACCTCATGCATGCACTGAATGTAGCCAGCTGCAAACCTCTCATTCGCTTCCTGGTTAAACCTGTCTGTTTCTTCCAagaaggagaaaggagagagaatagAAGTCACTTTCCATTGCAACAGTTACCATTGAAATATAATGGTCGCCTGGATAAGGCTGTGCAGCAGCATTTGCAATAAGTGCACTGCAGTGGCTTCCACTCTTTGATTTCTGTT encodes the following:
- the LOC121271630 gene encoding transcription cofactor HES-6-like isoform X1, whose protein sequence is MAPSCKPSKHGSVRDEGDYYTVKEDRKTRKPLIEKKRRARINESLQELRLILADTELQSKMENAEVLEMTVKRVQNILRNRNVETDRFNQEANERFAAGYIQCMHEVHTFVSNCPGIDSAVAAELLNHLLESMPLSEDHFQDLLGELMAETGPSMWPGPDDVCHLLVSPGGGIQASPSALSPVSTASSDDLCSDLDEADSPTAGQSPLLQEKVDNCRTESTSPVMYSKSVWRPW
- the LOC121271630 gene encoding transcription cofactor HES-6-like isoform X2, whose product is MAPSCKPSKHGSVRDEGDYYTVKEDRKTRKPLIEKKRRARINESLQELRLILADTELQSKMENAEVLEMTVKRVQNILRNRNVDRFNQEANERFAAGYIQCMHEVHTFVSNCPGIDSAVAAELLNHLLESMPLSEDHFQDLLGELMAETGPSMWPGPDDVCHLLVSPGGGIQASPSALSPVSTASSDDLCSDLDEADSPTAGQSPLLQEKVDNCRTESTSPVMYSKSVWRPW